The sequence GGTTTCGGCATGTGGCAGATCGAGACTGCCGCCCAGCGTGTGGCAAAGCTTGTGATGCAGGGACATGCCGACAGCACCGAGCACAGTGCCGCACAGCCACGCGCCATAAAGTGCCGTCTCGCGCGCCGTAATATCCTGCGGCTCGGCCTTCACGCCAGGAAGCGCCTCGACCATTGCCCGCAATCCCTCCACCGCCATCAGGCTGGCGATGGGATTGCGATCCCGAGCATAAAGCGCCTCGGCCGCATGGGCCATGGCGTTCAGCCCACTGGTCATGCTGATGGCCACAGGCAAACCGAGTGTCAGCTCCGCATCGTAAATCACAACCTCAGGCAGGATTTCCGGGCCCCGCATGGTGGTCTTCACCCCGTTTTCCGTCTGGCCGAGAATGGGCGTCACCTCGGAGCCGGCATAGGTGGTGGGAATGACGATCTGCGCCGCATCGGTGCGCAGTGCAATCGCCTTGCCGAGACCGGTGGTCGAGCCGCCGCCCAGCGCCACGACACAATCCGCACCAGTGGCGCGATAGGCATCGACCGCCCTTTTCGTCACCTCGACCGGCGTGTGCATGGCAGCCTCGGAGAAGACACCCACGGCAAGCTGGCCGAGCCGGGCGGCGAGCGCTTCCGCATCGCCCTTCTGCTGTGGTGTGGAGAGCACCAGCGCCCGCGACAGGCCAAGGCGGCGGATTTCCTCCGCCACGCCCGCCGAGCTGCCCGCTCCGAAGACGATGCGGGCTGGAGCTGCCATGTAGACAAAGGGCTGCATGGCTCAGGCCCCGTCGAGCTTGAACAGGCGACGCGCATTGGTGCGGCCGATCTTCACCCGGTCGGCCTCGGCGATACTTGTCGCATTGAACCAGTCGGAGGCATGGTCGATATTCTCGAACGGCCAGTCGGTGGAAAACAGGATGCGGTCGGCACCGATTTCCAGAATGGCGTCGATCAGCGTCTGGGTACGGAAATTGCCTGACGTCGTGATGTGGAAATTCTCGTTGAAATAATCCACGAAACGGCGCTTGGCCGGATAACGCGGTGGCAGCTTCACCCAGGCATTGCGGTGGTCGATACGCCACATCATGTAAGGCAGCCCCTCACCCATGTGGCCGAGAATGATGTTGAGGCGCGGATGCTCGTCGAACAGGCCGGACGCCATGAGACGCAGCGCGTGAACAGCCGTTTCCTGTGCAAAGGCCCAGGTGGGGCCGAGCAGCCAGGGATGGCCGTCATAGATGCGCGAATCCTGCGGCAGCGGATTGCGCGGATGCAGGTAAAACGGCACGTCGAGCTTCTCGACCGCTCCCCAGAAGGGGCGATATTGCGGCAGGTCGTAATAAAGCGGCGTCTGGCCGTCGCCCTCCTGGCTGAAACCGTTGACGAGCGCACCGACGAAACCGAGATCCTTGACGCAGCGCTGAAGTTCCTCCGTCGCCGCATCCGGGTCCTGTAACGGCAGGGCGGCGAAGCCCAGGAAACGATCCGGCCGCTTGGCGCATTCTTCGGCAAGCACGTCATTGGCGCGCTGCGCAATCTCGATCGCCTTCTTCTTATCCGGAATAGCCTGCACCGCCGGCGCATTCAGCGACAGGATCATGGTTTCGATGCCATGCGCATCCATCAGCTTCAGGCGTGTATCCTGAATGTCGAGCAGGCGGTGCTGCAGCTCCTTCCAGTAGTCACCGGGTACGAAACCGGCCGAATCCTGAAGTGTTTCCGGGATTGCGAAATGCTCCTCGAGAGCGACCTTGCCTTGCATGTTGTTTCCTCCGAAATTGCTGTTCATGTGCCGCTCGATGCGCGGTCAATACTGGCCCTTGGGTTCCAGCCCGAGCATGCTCTGGCCGATCATCGTGCCCACGGCATCCCAGTTCATGCTGATGTGGCGGCCAACCGCATTGGCATCGCGCCAGGCCCGTTGCACGGGGTTGGCAAGATCAAGCCCGACGCCGCCGGTGGAATCGTTCAGCGCCTGCACGGCGCGTAGCGCCAGAGACACCGCAAAGGCCTGGCCACGGCGGCTCAGAAGACGGTCATCCACCGTGAATTCCGCCCGACCTTCAATCCGGGCCTGCGCCAGCACCTGCGCGCGCGCCACATCGCGCAGCAGGATTTCGCAGGCCGCATCGACGCTCGCGGCCGCTTCGGCAACGCGCAGCTGAATGGTCGGGAATTCGGCCATGCGGTTGTTGCCGCCGGCCACCGCGCCGCGCGTCACCCGGCCGCCGACATGGTCGACATAAGCGACAAGCGCACCCTTAGCCGCGCCAACGCCGGCGGCCGCAAGACAGGAGGGAATGCCGGTCAGAAGCGGCATGTTGAACAGGCCTTCCTCGGCATAATATTGCCCGCCGGGCGTCTTGCCGCTGGTGGCGTCCGGGAAGGTCAGAACCCGATGTTTGGGAACGAAGACATCATCGAGAACCAGCGTCTTGGAGCCCGTGCCGGCCAGCCCCACCACATGCCAGGTATCTTCAATGACATAGTGGCTGGCGGGAACGAGAAGGAAGGCGGGAACCGGCCTGCCCTCGCCCTGCGGCGGCAGAATGGCGGCGCAAAGAGACCATTGCGCATTTTCGCAACCCGAGGCGAAGGCCCATTTGCCGCTGAGGCGATAACCGCCCTCGGCGACGTCAGCCTTTTTCACCGGTGCGTAGGAACCACATAGCAGCGCGTCAGGGTTTTCACCCCAGACATCGGCCTGCGCCTCTTCCGGAAACATCGCCAGCAGCCATTGATGGGCGGAAAGCAGGCCGGCCACCCAGCCCGTCGATGCGCAGGCGGCCGAAAGCTCGATATTGGCCTCGACCAGTTCAGCGAATTCACCGCCCTTTCCGCCAAAGGCGCGGGGCTTGACGATATCGAAATAACCGATGCCGCGCAGCGCCTCGATATGGCTGGCGGGCACGCGTCGCGCCTCTTCCGTCTGGCGGGCGCTCGCCCGGAAAAGATCGGCTATGTCGGCAACACGGCCGGTGAGGCGAACACGCGGGGTCGTTTGCGCCGGCTGTGGCGCATGGCTCATATCGTTCATGATTGTCTCCTTCCGGAAGTGACTTGGCCGGGAATTATCTGGCCGGAAATATCAGGCCGGCAAGCCAGCCGGACTTGCGGCGCAATATTGGGCGTTTTCGTAAAGCAGCGGCCGCGTCGTCTCGCGGACATCGGCCGAAACCACCTGCCCGATGAACACGGTATGCGTTCCATAGGGCATCGCCGCCACCCGGCGGCAGGCGATGGCCGCGTGGGCCGTGGGCAGATAGAGGACGCCGTTTTCGTGACGTTGCCAGTCACCGTCGCGGAAACGCTCTTCCGGCGACACCTTGCCGCTGAAAGCATCCGAGAGCGCGGCCTGATCCTGCGTCAGCACGTTGACGATGAAATCGGGCCGGCACAGCAGCAGTTCATGCAGCAGCGTGCGGTTGTTCAGGCAGACCAGAAGCGATGGCGGTTCCATGGAAACCGAGGTAACGGCGGTGACGGTCATGCCGTGATCGCGCTGATCACCGGAAGCGCAGGCAGTGATAACCGTCACGGTGGCCGGAAAACGGCGCATCGTCGTGCGGAAAGTCTGGCCGACGCCTTCCGGCGCAAGGCTGTTCGGGGCGAACAATGCTGATGTCATGAGATCCTCCCAAATCCTGCATTCCTATTTATTTGCATTTGCAATGTTTGTCAATGCAAATGTTTTTTGTCATTTTATCCAACGGGGAAACCTGCCACTCCCCGGCCTTCTGGAGCGAAGCTATTGAAACGAATGGATTGTGCCGGTACAGCCGATAGGCGCACATCAGCATCTGCGCAGATGGTTCTCAAACGGGGATTTGCTCGTGTCTTATCAGTTCACCGACTCGGTACCCTACCTGCTCAACTGGGTGGGCGTTCGGCTTGGCGAGCGTTTCTCGCTGAGACTGGTATCCTATGACATCACCCTGCCGATGTACCGCGTGCTGGCGACACTGAGACAGCAGGAAAGCAAGACGCTGACCGAACTTTCGGACATGGTGTCGGTGGAGATTTCCACGCTGTCCCGCCTGGTGGGGCTAATGGTCCGGCGCAACCTCGTCAGCCGCGAGCGGCCGGCTGACAATGCCCGCATCGTGCGTATCACGCTGACCGCAAAGGGCGAGGAACTGGCCGACGAACTCATGCCCATCGCGGCAATGTTTGAAAAAACCGCCATCGAAGGCCTCGATCCCGCCGAAGTGAAACTGTTCAAAAGCATCCTGCGCCATATCGGCCGCAACATTGCCGGTCTCTGACAGCGGCAAAGGACATCGGACGCGCGGCTATCCGCAGCTCGCCGCACAGTTTTCCGGTGCAATGTACTTGCAATGACCTGTTCCTATCCCTGCGGAAATTCACCGCAGCTGAAAGGAATTCCCATGTCCGACAGGTCATCACTTGCAGTCCCGGCAGCGATCATCCTCATCGCCGCCGCATCGATTGTGCTCACAGCCTGCGCATCGACCGTCATGAAAAGCTATATCGGCGCGCCCATCACCAGCGTGATGCTGGACTATGGGCCGCCGGACAATGTCTACAGCCTGGGCCCCGGCCAGCAGGCCTATCAATGGCGCAAGAACAAGACGCAGGTGGTGGCCGGATCATCAAGCGGTGAAGTACGCTCGACACGGCACGGCGAACGTTACGAAGTGTCCGAAACGCCGGGTTATGTCGAGCGCATCGATTGCTATTATACTTTCTACACCCGCAGCTCCGGTAACGACTGGTATGTGACGAGCTTCCGGCAACCCTCGCTCGAATGCGAATGATCCTCTTATCGTCCCGCCGCCCGTTCAATGCCATTCCCCGCTTGCCGCCGCCCTGGTCCTGAAAGCGGCGGCATTGTTTGGATTTTCTTTTCCGGCATCTATCAGGGCGGCCGGATCAGAAACGATAGTTCAGGCCGGCCTTGATGACGTGATCGCTGACATCTGTCTTCGATCTGCCGCTGGAGGTCGTCGTCGACACATTTCCCGTGTTCACATAGTTATAT comes from Rhizobium rhizogenes and encodes:
- a CDS encoding MarR family winged helix-turn-helix transcriptional regulator encodes the protein MSYQFTDSVPYLLNWVGVRLGERFSLRLVSYDITLPMYRVLATLRQQESKTLTELSDMVSVEISTLSRLVGLMVRRNLVSRERPADNARIVRITLTAKGEELADELMPIAAMFEKTAIEGLDPAEVKLFKSILRHIGRNIAGL
- the graD gene encoding FADH(2)-dependent resorcinol hydroxylase reductase component, which gives rise to MTSALFAPNSLAPEGVGQTFRTTMRRFPATVTVITACASGDQRDHGMTVTAVTSVSMEPPSLLVCLNNRTLLHELLLCRPDFIVNVLTQDQAALSDAFSGKVSPEERFRDGDWQRHENGVLYLPTAHAAIACRRVAAMPYGTHTVFIGQVVSADVRETTRPLLYENAQYCAASPAGLPA
- the graC gene encoding maleylacetate reductase, with protein sequence MQPFVYMAAPARIVFGAGSSAGVAEEIRRLGLSRALVLSTPQQKGDAEALAARLGQLAVGVFSEAAMHTPVEVTKRAVDAYRATGADCVVALGGGSTTGLGKAIALRTDAAQIVIPTTYAGSEVTPILGQTENGVKTTMRGPEILPEVVIYDAELTLGLPVAISMTSGLNAMAHAAEALYARDRNPIASLMAVEGLRAMVEALPGVKAEPQDITARETALYGAWLCGTVLGAVGMSLHHKLCHTLGGSLDLPHAETHAVLLPHTVAYVEQAVPDLLAPLAARVGGRAGAGLFDFAARLGAPASLVALGVQQGDLDPMAELATANPYWCPRPIEKTAIRDLLQRAFDGARPE
- the graA gene encoding FADH(2)-dependent resorcinol hydroxylase oxygenase component — translated: MNDMSHAPQPAQTTPRVRLTGRVADIADLFRASARQTEEARRVPASHIEALRGIGYFDIVKPRAFGGKGGEFAELVEANIELSAACASTGWVAGLLSAHQWLLAMFPEEAQADVWGENPDALLCGSYAPVKKADVAEGGYRLSGKWAFASGCENAQWSLCAAILPPQGEGRPVPAFLLVPASHYVIEDTWHVVGLAGTGSKTLVLDDVFVPKHRVLTFPDATSGKTPGGQYYAEEGLFNMPLLTGIPSCLAAAGVGAAKGALVAYVDHVGGRVTRGAVAGGNNRMAEFPTIQLRVAEAAASVDAACEILLRDVARAQVLAQARIEGRAEFTVDDRLLSRRGQAFAVSLALRAVQALNDSTGGVGLDLANPVQRAWRDANAVGRHISMNWDAVGTMIGQSMLGLEPKGQY
- the tsdA gene encoding gamma-resorcylate decarboxylase encodes the protein MQGKVALEEHFAIPETLQDSAGFVPGDYWKELQHRLLDIQDTRLKLMDAHGIETMILSLNAPAVQAIPDKKKAIEIAQRANDVLAEECAKRPDRFLGFAALPLQDPDAATEELQRCVKDLGFVGALVNGFSQEGDGQTPLYYDLPQYRPFWGAVEKLDVPFYLHPRNPLPQDSRIYDGHPWLLGPTWAFAQETAVHALRLMASGLFDEHPRLNIILGHMGEGLPYMMWRIDHRNAWVKLPPRYPAKRRFVDYFNENFHITTSGNFRTQTLIDAILEIGADRILFSTDWPFENIDHASDWFNATSIAEADRVKIGRTNARRLFKLDGA